The Bacteroidia bacterium DNA segment ACGGCTGGTATGCAGATGTTTCCACAGACCCTAACTTCACCGTTTATTATAACAAAAACGTTTCCAATACCACCAGCTCCGCCTGTCCGGGCAGCTTTTGCGAATACCCTTCGTGCAACACCTACCTGCAGTTTGAACCCAATACTACCTACTACTGGAGAATCTGGGATGGAATCTCACAAACTTACGGCACACCGTTTACCACTCCCGTTTGTGCCACCACGGATAATAATTGCTCGGGGAGCATCGATGATTCAGGAGGGCCCAACGGCAACTACGGAAGTAACGAAGATTATACTTTTACCATATCTCCGCCGAATGCCGGAAGTATAAGTATTAATTTTTCCGCATTTGACCTCGAGAACGGGTTCGACTCACTCTATATTCATGATGGTCCGAACGTAAATGCTCCCTTGCTGGGCGCATGGACCGGGTCCATCAGCCCCGGTATAGTGAATTCTTCCGGCGGAAACATGACGCTGCATTTCGTATCCGATCCACTGGTGAATAACACAGGTTTCAGTGCTGTATGGAGTTGTACACAGGTAACCGGAACAAATGACCTACCTGCTCTTTTCCTGAATACCTACCCGAATCCGATAATGCCAGGGGAAGATCTGTTCATTCAAACATCAGTGAGCGGAATGGCTGATATTACTCTCTCCGACATTTCAGGAAAAATTGTTCTCCGCTACCGCATGGAACTCAATACCGGAGACAATGCAATGATCCTGCCCTTGCTGGCCGGAGGCAGTTACGTTCTCGATATCCACATGAACGGCTCGAGCCGGAGATTTCCGGTGCTGATCAGATAATTTCATCCTATTTATCTGACTATTCAGCCCTCTTGCTGATCTATTAGGCGAAAGACTTTTGTTTTCACCTTTCTCCCCGTTAGATTTGAGGAAAACCAGGCTCTATGAAAAAGATCTTTACGACGATCATTTCGTTCATCACACTATCCGCTGCGGCTCAGTGGGTAAATCAGAATTCCGGCGTAACCCAGGAATTGAAAGGAGTATTCTTTGTGGATCAAACCACAGGATGGGCAGTAGGAAACCAGGGAACCCTTCGCTACACGAATAACGGCGGAACCAACTGGACTTCCCAGGTTTCGAACACCACCTGGAACCTTTGGGATATTTTTTTCGTTAATTCTCAGGTAGGTTTTGCCTGCGGAGCAAACGGAACGATCATTAAAACCATTAATGGCGGAACCAACTGGACTACACTTACCACCGGTACTACTACCGAAATGCTCAGCATTTTCTTTCTGGATGCAATGAACGGTATCTGCGTTGGAAGGGGAGGAAATATGATTGGCACCATCAATGGAGGAACCAGCTGGAATCCGCTGACCTCCGGCGTTACGGAAGATCTTTATCATATTCAGTTTGTGAGCGCATCGGAGGGATATATGTGCGGCGTAAACGGCGTTTTTCTTAAGTCAGTGAATGCCGGAATTACCTGGACTCCGCAAACTACTTCTACAACCGACACCCTGCAGGCACTTCATTTCAGTGCATCCGGAAACGGCTATGTTGCGGGACAAGGAGGGCATGTTCGTTTTACTGACGGTGCCGGAACGTTTACATCTGTCAATACACCAAATAACAAATCAATGAACGATGTTCACTTTGTTTCCAATACAAGAGGATGGGTCGTGGGAGATTCCGGAAAAATTTATACTACATCCAACGGCGGGACAAACTGGACACTTCAAACATCACTCACAACCCAGCGACTCAACGCCGTGCATTTTCCAAATGACACTACCGGATGGTGTGTCGGAAAGAACGGTATTATCCGCAAACTGCAATTTACAAACGTGAATCCTGGATGGTCTGAAAACAACAGCCTGAAGATTTCGGCCCGTGTGTTTCCTAACCCTACCACCGGAACTATTCATCTGAGTTATACCATGAATGCAGCCGGAACCGTAATGGTTGCCGTTGTAGATCTGCTAGGAAAGGAAACACTGATTGTAAAGGATCAGAAATCAGTGAGCGGGCAAAATCACCTTTACCTGGATCTGAACGAGCTGAACTTAAAGAAAGGCGCTTATTTTGTAAAAATCCGCAGTGGAAGCAGTGTTTCTTACGCGAAAGTGCTCTACCAATAATAGACTGTCATTCTGAGCGAGTCTGCGTCAGCAGACGAGACGAAGAACCAAAGCCCCGGAAGAGTTGGAGCTTCCGGGGCGAGACCAATTAACCAATTAAACCAACTATTGTTTTTACCGGATGAAAACGCTGGCCGCGGCCACACCGGTATTAAAATTCAGTGAAGCGGAAGTCTGGATCACGCCGTCAGAATGAATTTCCAGAACGATCTCCTTACGCTCCCCCTTCGTATTCCAGGCTTCAATGCTGACCTGGTTATTTCTGGGAATTTCAACTTCAAATTTCTCATCCGCACGGAGAACATATTTCTCAACTACCGTCAGCATTCCGTTCTCAAATACAGTGTACCGTACAGTTAAATCCGCGCTCTCTCCGTAAACGGAGTACTTCACCAGCGCAGGAGAAGTATTTACAGGAGTTTGGGTAATACTGTTTTGCGGTGCCGGGCTGTTCTTTTCACAGGATGTGAAGCCGGCGGCAAGTACGAGAAGAACAAAAAACACAAGAATGGATACAAGAACCTTTTTCATTTTTAAAGACCTTTAATTCGGGCGCAAAAGTAATACAATCAGGCCCAGAAAGCAAGATTCGTCGATAAAATAACAGCTTTTATCGAATAAATTTAAATACTTGTCTGATTTTCAATGTAATGGGCTCAGCGCACGGATTCCTCCGTAATACCCCGTCTTTCTTTTACGGCGTTCCGCCCTTTTCCATTTTTTCTTGTGTGCCTTGTTCTTCTTCTTCAGCAATTTGCTTGTTTCCTTGCTGCTTTCGGTGGGACGGAGCTTGTTTGGCCCGCCGCAGGAGAGCAGCAGGAACGAGAACAATCCGATACACAGCACTGTGAGACGCATGGTGCCGAAAAATAAGTACTACTTTTATACGGTGAATATCACTTAAGGGTAATAATATTAACATGCCTTCCATGCAACCTTCCCGGGTTTTTGATCTTTTAAAGCGTTTACAGGAAAAGTTTCCGAAAGAAGACGCGCTTGCTGCAAAAGAAAACGGAGCCTGGAGAAAATGGTCTACCACTGAATTTACGGAAACGGTGGATCATCTGGCTTCCGGACTCTTGCTGGCCGGATTGGGCAAGGGAGACCGGATCGGGATTATCTCCAACAACCGTCCGGAATGGAATATTGCAGATTACGCCACGCAGCGGATTGCCGCAGTTTCCGTTCCCATTTATCCCACCATTTCCGAGACCGACCTGGCTTTTATTCTTAAGGACGCGGAAGTGAAACTGATCTTCGTTTCGTCGGAAGATCTTTACCAAAAAGTGAAGAGTGTGGCCACTGTGGCTGCACCGCAGATGTCTGTTTACTGCTTCAATACCATTCCCGGATCCTTGCACTGGACCGAGCTTACCGCCTCCGGAAAGTCGCACCCCCAGAAGGATAAGATCGAAGCCCTTTCCGCAGCCGTAAACAGCAATGATCTTTTTACGATTCTTTATACTTCCGGCACCACCGGTGTCCCCAAGGGTGTGATGCTCTCCCACGCCAACCTGCTCAGCAACTGCATGGCCACAGAAAGTCTTGCGCCGTTCCGTTCGGACTGGCGGGCACTCTCTTTCCTGCCGCTCAATCACGTATACGAACGCATGCTGAATACCTTATATATATACCTCGGCATCTCGATCTATTACGCTGAATCCCTGGAAACCATTGGCGAGAACCTGAAAGAAGTGAAGCCACAGATATTTGTTACCGTACCCAGGCTGCTGGAAAAGGTGTATGATAAAATTGTTGCCAAGGGCGCTGAACTAAGCGGTGTTAAAAAGAAACTATTCTTCTGGGCACTGAACCTCGGCCTGCAATTTGAGCTGGAAGGTAAGAGCGCATGGTATTCCATGCAGCTTTCCCTCGCCAATAAACTGATTTTTTCAAAATGGAGGGAGGCACTGGGAGGCAATATTGTAGCCGTATGTTCAGGAGGTGCCGCCCTGCAGCCCCGACTCGCCCGTGTTTTCAATGCGGCACAGATCAAGGTTTTGGAAGGATACGGACTTACTGAAACCTCTCCGGTTGTAGCCGTGAATACATTTTGGCCGGGAGGAATGAAATTCGGTACCGTAGGACCTGTTATAGAAAAAGTAGAAGTGAAACTCGCCGATGACGGAGAGATCCTTGTCAAAGGACCCAACGTAATGCTGGGATACTATAAACGGCCCGACCTTACCGCAGAAGTGATGGATACAAACGGGTATTTCCGCACCGGTGATATCGGCACTTTCATCGACGGAAAATTCCTTAAAATTACTGACCGTAAAAAGGAAATCTTTAAAACTTCAGGCGGCAAATACATTGCCCCGCTTGCCATTGAGAACAAGCTGAAAGAATCGCCATTTATAGAACAAGCCATGGTGATTGGGGAAGGGCAGAAATTCCCCTCGGCTTTCATTACACCCACCTTTGCCGCCCTGGAATCCTGGGCTCAGAAAAAAGGCATTAATATAAATGACCGTTTAGTGCTGGTGGAACATCCTGAAGTAAAAGCCCTGTTCCGCCAGGAGGTGGAAAAAGCGAATACGCACCTTGCCCAGTACGAAAAGATTAAGCGGGAAGCCGTGCTGCCCGCAGAATGGTCTGTGAACGGTGGAGAACTCACCCCGAAACTCTCCCTGAAAAGAAAAGTGATCTTAGAAAAAAACAAGTCGGTGTACGACCGCATTTACGCAGAGTAAACGATGACCCGAAATATCAGGAAAGTAGCCGTGCTGGGAAGCGGCGTGATGGGTTCCCAGATTGCATGTCATTTTGCAAATACGGGAGTTGAAGTCCTTCTTCTGGACATTCCTGCACCCGGATCTGCTCCGGATAACCTATCTGCAAGAAACAAAATAGTAAACGAAGCGCTGGCCAACGCGCTCAAAATGTCACCCTCCCCGATTTACCGGAATGCATTCGCCGGCCGAATTCAAACGGGCAACCTTGAAGATGATTTTGCACGCATCAGCAATTGCGACTGGATCATCGAGGTGGTGGTAGAGCGGCTCGATATAAAAAAACAAGTATTTGAAAAAGTAGAAGCCCATCGCCGTCCGGGCAGCCTGGTTACCTCCAATACCTCCGGCATCCCGATTCAGCTTATGACCGAAGGCCGTAGCGATGACTTCAGGAAAAATTTCTGCGGAACACATTTTTTCAATCCTCCCCGCTATCTGCGCCTTCTCGAAATCATTCCCACCTCTTTTACCGACAAAGAGGTGATTTCCTTTCTGATGGAATATGGAGAACTGCACCTCGGTAAAACCACTGTACTCTGCAAAGACACACCGGCCTTTATTGCTAACCGGGTGGGAGTATACAGCATCATGTCGCTCTTTCATACGGTGGAGCAAATGGGTCTAACCATTGAAGAAGTAGACAAACTGACCGGACCGGTGCTGGGCCGGCCCAAATCCGCCACCTTCCGCACGTGTGATGTGGTAGGTCTGGACACCCTGGTTCATGTGGCGAACGGCCTTGAAAAAAATCTTCCGGACGACGAGGCGCGCGCCTTGTTCACCCTTCCCGGTTTCATTCGCAAAATGACGGAGAATAACATGCTGGGTGCTAAAACCGGTAAAGGTTTTTACTACAAACCAAAAGGAGCCTCCAAAGATGAAATACAGGTACTGGATCTTTCCAAAGGAGGTTACCGGGCCCGGCAGAAAGTAAAATTTGCCACACTGGAAGCCGCAAAACCCGTAGAGGATCTGCGGCAGCGCATGAAGATTCTGATCAGCGGAAAAGACAAAGCAGGCGATTTTTACCGGCCCAGTTTTGCCGGTTTATTCTCCTATGTATCACATCGCATACCCGAAATCGCCGACGAGATTTACAAGATCGATGATGCTATGCGATCGGGCTTTGGCTGGGAACTGGGACCATTTGAATGCTGGGATGTTTTCGGCGTGAAGGAAACAGTAGAGATGATGAAAGCCAACAACGTGAAAGTAGCCCCGTGGATAGATTCAATGCTCGCCGGCGGAAATTCATCCTTCTACCGCCTGCACAACGGAAGAAAAGAATTCTATGACCCTTCGGTAAAAACATATCAACCCATCCCCGGAACGGAAGATTTCCTCTTCCTCGACATCCTTCGCGGAGAAAAAACGGTATGGAAAAATGCCGGAGTTACCCTTACCGATACCGGCGACGGAATACTCAACCTTGAATTTCATACCAAGATGAATTCCATCGGCGGCGAGATCATCCAGGGCATCAACACCGCCATTGAAAAAGCTGAAAAAGAATTCAGCGGACTGGTCATATCCAACGAAGGACAAAATTTCTCGGCAGGCGCTAATGTTGGAATGATCTTCATGTTCGCCGTGGAACAGGAGTGGGACGAACTGAATCTGGCCATCCGGATGTTTCAGAATACCATGATGCGTATACGTTACTCTTCCGTTCCTGTGGTGGTGGCTCCGCATAATCTCGCGCTTGGCGGTGCCTGCGAAATGAGTATGCATTCGGATCGTGTGGTAGCGCATGCAGAATGTTATATGGGTCTCGTGGAATTCGGCGTAGGATTAATTCCCGGCGGTGGGGGAACCAAAGAGTTCGCCCTGCGTCTTTCAGATGAAATCCGCGATGGGGATGTAGAACTCAATGCCTTCCGGAACCGCTTTCTCACCATCGGACAGGCCAGGGTGGGAACCTCTGCCTACGAGGCTTTTGACCTCGGATACCTTCGCAACGGAAATGATCTGGTAGTAGTATCCCGTCAGCGCTTACTCACTGAAGCAAAAAAGCAATGCAAAATGCTTGCGGATGCCGGTTATACACAACCCCAGCCTCGAAAAGACATACGGGTGCTTGGAAAACAAGGACTGGGTTTGGCCTATCTCGGTGCCAACTCCATGCTGCACGGCCATTATATCTCAGAACACGACGTCAAAATTTCCCAAAAGCTGGCCTGGGTACTCTGCGGCGGCGATCTCTCGGCACCAACCAAAGTGAGCGAACAATACCTCCTGGACCTCGAACGCGAAGCCTTCCTTTCTCTTTGCGGAGAACGAAAAACCCTTGAACGAATCCAAAGTATTCTGACCGGAGGGAAGGTGCTCCGGAACTAGACGAAAAAGCCTCATCCCCGGTCAAAGCCGGGTTATTCACCGACCTGTTGAAAAACCTGCGTTTTTTAACCGACTGATAATCTGTGATTTATATCAATCTTCGAATTAAGGTGCATCCTTTTTGACTCGTTGATTGTCAATCAGATAGTAGGAAGATCATTATTTAAAAACAGCAGATTTTCGTACATTTAAAGGTTGATTCGTTCATCATTTTTAGAACCATAAGCCCCATGGTCGAAGTTATAACGGCATTGCGTAAAGGAGCGGTGATTTCGCTCACACTGCTCTATGTCTTTTCCGGTGTACGTGCACAAAATAAATCCGGAAACTGGAGTGTATCCAAACCATTCCGTCAATCTGCCTTTATTGAGAATAAGGATCAGTTCCGGGGACAGAACGGGCTTCCTGAAGTTCCGGTGCAGTTTGGAATTTCTAATGATGGAGTAGACATTTTCCTCAGCAAGAACGGAATTACCTACCGGCATTTTGAAAAAGTTTCAAAAGATTATTCAGGAACTCCTACCGGAAAGCGGTTGAAGGGACAAACCAAATGGGAAGCCGTTCCGCATTATGTTCATGTTCGTTTCGCCGGAGCTAATCCCAATTGCATTGCCACTCCCGAACAAGCCCTTGCATGGTATTACACTTACTCGCATCCTGACGATGACAACAAGGGGCTGAAGTGCAGCGCCTTCAAAAAAGTGATTTACAAAAATCTTTATCCCGGCATTGACATAGAATACACTGTACACGAACAGGGGGGAATAAAATATTCCTTCATTGTTCATCCCGGCGCAGATCCTTCCGTTATCCGCCTGGAATATTCCGGCGAAGTTGATCAATTGGAACTGGAGAATGGAAACCTGCTGATCCGTTCAGCCGGGGTGGGAAACATTACGGACCATCAACCGGTTTCCTTCATGCAGTCGGGAAACACTCCCGTGAGTTCCTCTTACGTATTGTCAGGAAATTCCATCACTTTTAAGCTGGGAAAATACAACACAGCCGGAACACTGATCATTGACCCCTGGACGTCTCCCACCGCTTTTACCGGTTTTCAGGGCGCTTATGAAGTGGATTATGATCAGAACGGAAATCAATGGGTTTATGGCGGTGCTTACCCCTGGCAGGTAATCAAATACAACAACGCCGGCGTTCAGCAATGGGTTTTCACCTGCAATGCCTTCAACCCTACCTGGAGTTATTATTTCGGTGACTTCTGCGTTGATCCTGTAAGCGGAAGTGCCTACATGGTAGAGTCCATCAACACAGGAATCGGAGGAGAAATCATCAAGATCAACACCAACGGAATACTGGTGATCGTATTCCCCGGGAATGTGATGCTGGAAGAAATGTGGAGAATAGCTTACAATGGCTGTACGGACAAGCTGGTGATCGCCGGAGGCGGAGTTTCACAAACCAACCAGGCCTGCCTGATCGACACTTCGCTCACCTCCGGATTCGCAGCGTTTAATGTATGCAGTACGAATGAGATTGCCCATGACATGTGTTACCTGGCACTGGATAATGCCAACCAGGCCTATATGCACACCACCAACTGGGGCAACCCGGCACTGAATAACCGGTTGCTAAAAATGCCGGCCAATACACTTACTCCCACCACCTGGATGGTTGCAACCAACTACACTTATCAGGAAGGAGGGAACCTGACCTATATCAACGGAGGTGGTTCTCAGTCGAATGGTCACAACGGAATTGCGGTAAGTCCGAACTTTATTTACACCTGCGACGGCGCCGATCTTAAAAAATGGGATAAAACCACCGGCGCGCTTATCCTCTCTGTGAATATTGCACCTACTCCCAGAACATGCGGAGGAATGGCCGTTGACAATTGTGATAATATTTTTATCGGCGTTCAGAATAATATCCGTGTGTACGATGTGAATCTCACCCTCCAGCAAACCATTCCCGCAACCGCTGTTGTTTACGATGTTCGCCTGAACGGCAGCCTCATCCACGTTTCCGGAAACAACTTCGCGCAAACAATTACCAATCCCATCACCTGTAACCAAAGTCTGAACCTGACGGTAACATCCACCGGCTCGTCCTGTTCATCCAACTCGGGAACCGCTACTGTTGTTGTTACCGGTGGATCCGGGCCCTATTCCTACGTGTGGAATCCGGGAGGGCAAACCACGGCAACAGCAACAGGACTTTCTTCCGGAACCTACACAGTTACCGTTACGGATGCATCCTGCATTGCACTTGTTCAAACAGCCACTGTAACCGTTACCAACTCCGGTGGTCTTACCGTAACAACGCAGCAAAATAATCTT contains these protein-coding regions:
- a CDS encoding gliding motility-associated C-terminal domain-containing protein, which codes for MVEVITALRKGAVISLTLLYVFSGVRAQNKSGNWSVSKPFRQSAFIENKDQFRGQNGLPEVPVQFGISNDGVDIFLSKNGITYRHFEKVSKDYSGTPTGKRLKGQTKWEAVPHYVHVRFAGANPNCIATPEQALAWYYTYSHPDDDNKGLKCSAFKKVIYKNLYPGIDIEYTVHEQGGIKYSFIVHPGADPSVIRLEYSGEVDQLELENGNLLIRSAGVGNITDHQPVSFMQSGNTPVSSSYVLSGNSITFKLGKYNTAGTLIIDPWTSPTAFTGFQGAYEVDYDQNGNQWVYGGAYPWQVIKYNNAGVQQWVFTCNAFNPTWSYYFGDFCVDPVSGSAYMVESINTGIGGEIIKINTNGILVIVFPGNVMLEEMWRIAYNGCTDKLVIAGGGVSQTNQACLIDTSLTSGFAAFNVCSTNEIAHDMCYLALDNANQAYMHTTNWGNPALNNRLLKMPANTLTPTTWMVATNYTYQEGGNLTYINGGGSQSNGHNGIAVSPNFIYTCDGADLKKWDKTTGALILSVNIAPTPRTCGGMAVDNCDNIFIGVQNNIRVYDVNLTLQQTIPATAVVYDVRLNGSLIHVSGNNFAQTITNPITCNQSLNLTVTSTGSSCSSNSGTATVVVTGGSGPYSYVWNPGGQTTATATGLSSGTYTVTVTDASCIALVQTATVTVTNSGGLTVTTQQNNLACASSTNGSATVTVTGGQSPYTYAWNPSGQTTATATGLGPGTYTCTITDASGCTVTQTFTITAPPALANTTATTPANCGSNNGSASVTASGGTGPYTYAWSSGGTAATETGLSAGTYTVTVTDANGCTMTATVTVTSLGGGPTVAIASQTNPSCSNSSNGTATVNVTTGNAPYTYAWSPGGGTAATGTGLAAGTYTVTVTDANGCIATITVTVTAPPPVTATTSNVPANCNSSDGSASVTAGGGTGPYTYSWSSGGTGSTETGLASGTYTVTITDANGCTLTATANVPVLNGPTAIASGNTIIMAGNSTNLTATGGGNYQWSPASGLSCTTCPNPVATPSVTTQYCVIVTDASGCSDSACVYVVVEYPCPTAADFTVPNAFSPNKDGKNDIFILQGLGLCLVEFKMVIYDRWGEKVWETENVNTGWDGTFKGKPLDPQVFVYYISAKFLNNNEEFIKKGNVTLMR
- a CDS encoding T9SS type A sorting domain-containing protein; translated protein: MKKIFTTIISFITLSAAAQWVNQNSGVTQELKGVFFVDQTTGWAVGNQGTLRYTNNGGTNWTSQVSNTTWNLWDIFFVNSQVGFACGANGTIIKTINGGTNWTTLTTGTTTEMLSIFFLDAMNGICVGRGGNMIGTINGGTSWNPLTSGVTEDLYHIQFVSASEGYMCGVNGVFLKSVNAGITWTPQTTSTTDTLQALHFSASGNGYVAGQGGHVRFTDGAGTFTSVNTPNNKSMNDVHFVSNTRGWVVGDSGKIYTTSNGGTNWTLQTSLTTQRLNAVHFPNDTTGWCVGKNGIIRKLQFTNVNPGWSENNSLKISARVFPNPTTGTIHLSYTMNAAGTVMVAVVDLLGKETLIVKDQKSVSGQNHLYLDLNELNLKKGAYFVKIRSGSSVSYAKVLYQ
- a CDS encoding long-chain fatty acid--CoA ligase — protein: MQPSRVFDLLKRLQEKFPKEDALAAKENGAWRKWSTTEFTETVDHLASGLLLAGLGKGDRIGIISNNRPEWNIADYATQRIAAVSVPIYPTISETDLAFILKDAEVKLIFVSSEDLYQKVKSVATVAAPQMSVYCFNTIPGSLHWTELTASGKSHPQKDKIEALSAAVNSNDLFTILYTSGTTGVPKGVMLSHANLLSNCMATESLAPFRSDWRALSFLPLNHVYERMLNTLYIYLGISIYYAESLETIGENLKEVKPQIFVTVPRLLEKVYDKIVAKGAELSGVKKKLFFWALNLGLQFELEGKSAWYSMQLSLANKLIFSKWREALGGNIVAVCSGGAALQPRLARVFNAAQIKVLEGYGLTETSPVVAVNTFWPGGMKFGTVGPVIEKVEVKLADDGEILVKGPNVMLGYYKRPDLTAEVMDTNGYFRTGDIGTFIDGKFLKITDRKKEIFKTSGGKYIAPLAIENKLKESPFIEQAMVIGEGQKFPSAFITPTFAALESWAQKKGININDRLVLVEHPEVKALFRQEVEKANTHLAQYEKIKREAVLPAEWSVNGGELTPKLSLKRKVILEKNKSVYDRIYAE
- a CDS encoding 3-hydroxyacyl-CoA dehydrogenase/enoyl-CoA hydratase family protein, with product MTRNIRKVAVLGSGVMGSQIACHFANTGVEVLLLDIPAPGSAPDNLSARNKIVNEALANALKMSPSPIYRNAFAGRIQTGNLEDDFARISNCDWIIEVVVERLDIKKQVFEKVEAHRRPGSLVTSNTSGIPIQLMTEGRSDDFRKNFCGTHFFNPPRYLRLLEIIPTSFTDKEVISFLMEYGELHLGKTTVLCKDTPAFIANRVGVYSIMSLFHTVEQMGLTIEEVDKLTGPVLGRPKSATFRTCDVVGLDTLVHVANGLEKNLPDDEARALFTLPGFIRKMTENNMLGAKTGKGFYYKPKGASKDEIQVLDLSKGGYRARQKVKFATLEAAKPVEDLRQRMKILISGKDKAGDFYRPSFAGLFSYVSHRIPEIADEIYKIDDAMRSGFGWELGPFECWDVFGVKETVEMMKANNVKVAPWIDSMLAGGNSSFYRLHNGRKEFYDPSVKTYQPIPGTEDFLFLDILRGEKTVWKNAGVTLTDTGDGILNLEFHTKMNSIGGEIIQGINTAIEKAEKEFSGLVISNEGQNFSAGANVGMIFMFAVEQEWDELNLAIRMFQNTMMRIRYSSVPVVVAPHNLALGGACEMSMHSDRVVAHAECYMGLVEFGVGLIPGGGGTKEFALRLSDEIRDGDVELNAFRNRFLTIGQARVGTSAYEAFDLGYLRNGNDLVVVSRQRLLTEAKKQCKMLADAGYTQPQPRKDIRVLGKQGLGLAYLGANSMLHGHYISEHDVKISQKLAWVLCGGDLSAPTKVSEQYLLDLEREAFLSLCGERKTLERIQSILTGGKVLRN